The following coding sequences lie in one Brevibacterium marinum genomic window:
- a CDS encoding hemolysin family protein, with protein MTWLLSLLVGLLVVLLITVATGYFVAQEFAYMAVDRSRLAARSANGDRAAERAQSITRRTSFMLSGAQLGITVTGLLVGYVAEPLIGTAVGEALGGTSIPTGTGIAIGTVLALVVATIIQMVFGELFPKNLAIARPEPLAIWLARSTAIYLAVFGWLITIFDKASNALLKVLGIDPVHDVDHSATRRDLKHIVADSRQSGDLVDEDSLILDRILDFPQQSVDHATVPRSRVDVISEDMPLHQVRTLMQTGHSRYPVLNAAEEVVGTIDLLDILSAADDDDLRRLLKAPVFVPESLPLPDAVRTLTEGRAQMGCVVDEFGGFSGIITVEDLGEELVGDIVDEHDDAIEEIVSADDGTWTAPGAIPLDELGRALQRELPVTSALTLSGLVIEEARGFPAVGDRIEITLPVDPAELAGTEPPSLVLLNVDVLEVRSHVPSLLGLGIEVGR; from the coding sequence TTGACCTGGCTTCTCTCGCTTCTCGTCGGCCTGCTCGTCGTCCTCCTCATCACTGTTGCCACAGGCTATTTCGTGGCCCAGGAATTCGCCTACATGGCCGTCGACCGTTCCCGACTTGCCGCCCGCTCGGCCAACGGTGACCGAGCAGCAGAGCGCGCCCAGTCGATCACTCGCCGAACTTCGTTCATGCTCTCGGGCGCCCAGCTGGGCATCACCGTCACCGGGCTGCTGGTCGGCTATGTCGCCGAGCCCCTCATCGGCACGGCTGTCGGCGAGGCCCTCGGCGGGACATCGATCCCCACTGGCACCGGAATTGCCATCGGCACCGTGCTCGCACTGGTCGTGGCGACGATCATCCAGATGGTCTTCGGCGAACTCTTCCCGAAGAATCTCGCGATCGCCCGCCCCGAGCCTCTGGCCATCTGGCTGGCGCGTTCGACTGCGATCTACCTCGCCGTCTTCGGCTGGCTCATCACGATCTTCGACAAGGCGTCGAACGCCCTGCTGAAGGTCCTCGGAATCGACCCCGTCCACGATGTCGACCACTCCGCGACCCGCCGCGATCTCAAGCATATCGTCGCCGACTCCCGCCAGAGCGGGGATCTCGTCGACGAGGATTCCCTCATCCTCGATCGCATCCTCGACTTTCCGCAGCAGAGCGTCGACCATGCCACTGTGCCCCGTTCTCGAGTCGATGTCATCAGCGAGGACATGCCGCTTCACCAGGTGCGAACCCTCATGCAGACCGGTCATTCCCGATACCCGGTGCTCAATGCCGCCGAGGAGGTTGTGGGCACGATCGATCTCCTCGACATTCTCTCCGCCGCCGATGATGACGATCTGCGCCGGCTCCTCAAGGCACCGGTCTTCGTTCCTGAGTCCCTGCCGCTTCCCGATGCCGTGCGCACTCTGACCGAGGGTCGGGCCCAGATGGGCTGCGTCGTCGATGAGTTCGGCGGCTTCTCCGGCATCATTACGGTGGAGGACCTCGGCGAGGAGCTCGTCGGTGACATTGTCGACGAACACGATGATGCGATCGAGGAGATCGTCTCCGCTGATGACGGCACCTGGACGGCTCCCGGGGCGATCCCCCTCGACGAGCTCGGCCGCGCCCTCCAGCGCGAACTGCCGGTCACCTCGGCGCTGACTCTCTCCGGTCTCGTCATCGAAGAGGCCAGGGGCTTCCCCGCCGTCGGCGATCGGATCGAGATCACTTTGCCCGTCGACCCTGCTGAGCTGGCCGGCACGGAACCGCCGAGCCTCGTCTTGCTCAATGTCGACGTCCTCGAGGTGAGATCCCACGTGCCCTCCCTGCTTGGGCTCGGAATCGAGGTGGGACGATGA
- a CDS encoding aldo/keto reductase, translating into MPRRSEVGKIRHLGLSEVTSTELRRAHSTHPIAALQSEWNLWSRDVEDYVVPACAELGVGFVPSSPLGRGFLTGALTKEQVAGDFRGGTTRMGEAFDANQKVVDIVAEVAHHHGATNAQVALAWLLHRAAQMGVSTVPIPGSRKPERALENLGAVGLRLDAADMRELDSIRSLVEGTRNIVDNPTWISSGRE; encoded by the coding sequence ATGCCCCGCAGATCCGAGGTGGGCAAGATCCGCCACCTCGGTCTCTCCGAAGTCACGTCCACAGAACTCCGGCGGGCACACAGCACCCACCCGATCGCCGCGCTCCAGTCCGAGTGGAACCTGTGGTCACGCGACGTCGAGGATTACGTCGTGCCCGCCTGCGCCGAGCTCGGGGTCGGGTTCGTTCCCTCCAGTCCCTTGGGTCGTGGATTCCTCACCGGCGCCCTGACCAAGGAGCAGGTCGCGGGTGATTTCCGCGGCGGAACCACGCGTATGGGTGAGGCGTTCGACGCCAACCAGAAGGTCGTCGATATCGTCGCCGAGGTGGCCCACCATCACGGCGCCACCAACGCTCAGGTGGCGCTGGCGTGGCTCCTCCATCGCGCTGCCCAGATGGGCGTCAGTACGGTACCGATTCCCGGGTCACGGAAGCCCGAACGTGCCCTGGAGAACCTCGGCGCCGTGGGTCTGCGTCTCGACGCAGCTGACATGAGGGAACTCGACTCCATCCGATCATTGGTCGAAGGGACGCGCAACATCGTCGACAATCCGACGTGGATCAGCTCCGGGCGAGAGTGA
- a CDS encoding ATP-binding protein translates to MEYLSRTIDLELDELSDEAAAIAIDGPKGVGKTDTALRRADIAWYLDDPAQRDVLRSDFSLKSIPEGTVLLDEWQQLPQVWDSVRRSVDTGAPNGRFLLTGSASPINASGTHSGAGRILSLRMRPMGVHERGLVTPTVSLAHLLSGQRKPVNGTSTFLLTDYADAIVSSGFPGIMKTAPRVQRRMLTAYVQRIVDRDLPDLGYTVRRPETLRRWLAAYAAASSTTTSYSRLLDTTTGGDGAQPAKTTTITYRDHLSQLWLLDPVPGWAPTNNLNRRLQQAPKHQLADPALAANLLSQTAESLLSPKGAHLAGPLFESLATLGIRVMAQAAEAAVRHLRLFRGEREVDLIVEGADGGILGIEVKLAADVSDSDIRHLHWLREQIPDQIADLVVITTGAAAYRRPDGIAVVPLALLGP, encoded by the coding sequence ATGGAATACCTTTCCCGCACCATTGATCTCGAGCTCGATGAACTTTCAGATGAAGCAGCAGCCATAGCGATTGATGGGCCCAAAGGCGTAGGCAAGACCGATACGGCATTGCGACGGGCTGACATCGCTTGGTACTTGGACGACCCAGCTCAGCGAGATGTTCTTCGATCCGACTTCTCGCTTAAGTCAATCCCTGAAGGCACCGTTCTCCTCGACGAATGGCAGCAACTGCCACAGGTCTGGGACTCAGTTCGACGTTCGGTGGACACAGGTGCGCCAAACGGTCGCTTTCTTCTCACAGGCTCCGCATCACCGATCAATGCATCGGGGACCCACAGTGGCGCCGGACGCATTCTGTCCCTGCGGATGCGACCGATGGGCGTGCACGAACGCGGTCTCGTCACGCCGACGGTCTCGCTGGCACATCTCCTGTCAGGCCAGCGCAAGCCAGTCAACGGAACATCGACGTTTCTGCTTACCGATTATGCCGACGCCATCGTCTCCAGCGGCTTTCCAGGCATCATGAAAACTGCTCCACGAGTTCAACGCCGCATGTTGACAGCCTATGTTCAGAGAATCGTCGACAGAGACCTACCGGACCTTGGCTACACCGTCAGGCGTCCAGAAACACTCAGACGGTGGCTGGCCGCTTATGCCGCAGCGTCATCGACAACAACATCGTATTCGCGACTGCTCGACACGACTACAGGTGGCGACGGAGCTCAGCCAGCGAAAACGACCACCATTACCTACAGAGACCATCTCAGCCAACTGTGGCTGCTCGACCCTGTGCCTGGATGGGCACCGACGAACAATCTGAATCGCCGTTTGCAGCAGGCGCCCAAACACCAGTTGGCCGATCCAGCGCTTGCTGCGAACCTTCTCAGCCAAACTGCCGAGTCTCTCCTATCACCCAAAGGAGCTCACCTCGCTGGGCCCTTGTTCGAGTCACTTGCAACGTTAGGCATCCGCGTAATGGCTCAAGCCGCAGAAGCTGCAGTCCGACATCTCCGTCTGTTTAGAGGCGAGAGAGAAGTCGATCTGATCGTTGAGGGCGCCGACGGCGGAATCCTCGGCATCGAGGTCAAACTGGCGGCCGATGTCTCCGATTCAGATATCAGGCATCTGCACTGGCTGCGTGAGCAGATACCCGATCAGATCGCCGACCTTGTCGTCATCACGACCGGAGCCGCTGCCTACCGTCGACCCGACGGCATCGCGGTTGTGCCTCTTGCACTCCTCGGCCCCTGA
- a CDS encoding TRAP transporter large permease has protein sequence MLEATFVLIAVLILLLISSAPIAVALGLTSLVYFYYFTLIPMTQVSERLFNALNSFPLMAIPFFILAANIMSRGGISRRLTDFGAAMVGHLRGGMAITTVLACMFFAAVSGSSPATVVAVGALMIPAMVKNGYPKEFSTGLVATSGSLGILVPPSIPLIVFGIATEQNIGDLFLAGILPGILAGVMLLGMAVFVAWKKGYGNAGAGFRMSNADKLKAFRDAILALALPFLVLGGIYSGWFTPTEAAAVAVAYSLVVSLLIYREIKISQLWEVTLSSVKTSAMVMFIIANGILFTFVLASERIPGSISATINDWDLQPWQFLILVNILLLFVGCVMETSSAILILAPILLPIAMDLGIDPIHFGIVVVMNLEIGMITPPLGLNLFVASGMSGMSVVGVAKAALPSALVLLGALALVTFVPFFATAFVG, from the coding sequence ATGCTGGAAGCAACGTTCGTCCTCATCGCAGTCCTCATCCTGCTGCTCATCAGCTCCGCGCCGATTGCGGTCGCCCTGGGCCTGACCAGCCTCGTCTACTTCTACTACTTCACGCTGATTCCGATGACCCAGGTCTCGGAACGCCTCTTCAACGCCCTGAACTCGTTCCCGCTCATGGCGATCCCCTTCTTCATCCTCGCAGCCAACATCATGTCCCGCGGCGGGATCTCGAGACGCCTGACCGACTTCGGCGCCGCGATGGTCGGGCACCTGCGCGGCGGCATGGCGATCACCACGGTGCTCGCGTGCATGTTCTTCGCGGCGGTCTCGGGATCGTCTCCGGCCACGGTCGTCGCCGTCGGCGCGCTGATGATTCCGGCCATGGTCAAGAACGGGTATCCGAAGGAGTTCTCCACGGGACTCGTCGCCACCTCGGGGTCTCTGGGCATCCTCGTTCCACCGTCGATCCCGCTCATCGTCTTCGGCATCGCCACCGAGCAGAACATCGGCGATCTCTTCCTCGCCGGCATCCTGCCGGGCATCCTCGCCGGTGTCATGCTGCTGGGCATGGCCGTGTTCGTGGCCTGGAAGAAGGGGTACGGAAACGCCGGCGCCGGCTTCCGGATGTCGAATGCCGATAAGCTCAAGGCCTTCCGCGATGCGATCCTGGCGCTGGCGCTGCCGTTCCTCGTCCTCGGCGGAATCTACTCGGGCTGGTTCACCCCCACCGAAGCGGCGGCCGTCGCGGTCGCCTATTCCCTGGTGGTCTCTCTGCTCATCTATCGCGAAATCAAGATCTCGCAGCTGTGGGAGGTCACGCTGTCGTCGGTGAAGACCTCGGCGATGGTCATGTTCATCATCGCCAACGGCATTCTCTTCACCTTCGTCCTGGCCAGCGAGCGGATTCCAGGGTCCATTTCGGCCACGATCAACGATTGGGACCTGCAACCGTGGCAGTTCCTCATCCTCGTCAACATCCTGCTGCTGTTCGTGGGCTGTGTGATGGAGACGTCCTCGGCGATCCTCATTCTGGCACCGATCCTGCTGCCGATCGCGATGGACCTGGGCATCGACCCGATCCACTTCGGCATCGTCGTCGTGATGAATCTGGAGATCGGGATGATCACGCCGCCGCTGGGCCTCAACCTGTTCGTCGCCTCCGGCATGTCGGGCATGAGCGTCGTCGGGGTGGCCAAGGCCGCGCTTCCGAGCGCATTGGTGCTGCTGGGTGCGCTGGCTCTGGTGACCTTCGTGCCGTTCTTCGCTACGGCGTTCGTGGGGTAG
- a CDS encoding DctP family TRAP transporter solute-binding subunit has translation MTSIRRSGWKPLVACLSICLLVLSGCNPARSGKQEKFELRFAHVTSAGTPKGLAADFFGKQIEKKSDGRIQVEVFPNSELYGDKDEMQALQSNAVQMLAPASAKFTTIAPSLQVLDLPFIFDEPDEIPDIVSPDTEIGKAIYANPDLEANGLKVLGLWDSGMKQIHSNDPTLSPQDMKGKKYRIQPSDVLRTQFETWGGIPSPLAFAEVYSGLQQGLIDGGENTYSNIESQKMHTVQKYVTELDHGYIGYILTVNKRWYDELPDDLQAVVDEAADEASEFNRKEAQKVNAESKRLIEESGDTKIVVPTKKQRQSFKDMVVPSEYERYRDVIGPEVVDELIRRNKERG, from the coding sequence ATGACGTCGATACGACGATCCGGGTGGAAACCTTTGGTTGCCTGCCTGTCGATCTGCCTGCTCGTGCTGAGTGGCTGCAATCCCGCGCGCAGCGGCAAGCAGGAGAAGTTCGAACTGCGCTTCGCCCATGTCACCTCGGCCGGTACGCCCAAGGGGCTCGCCGCCGACTTCTTCGGCAAGCAGATCGAGAAGAAGTCCGACGGTCGCATTCAGGTCGAGGTGTTTCCGAACTCGGAGCTCTACGGCGACAAGGACGAGATGCAGGCCCTGCAGTCCAATGCCGTGCAGATGCTCGCCCCGGCCAGCGCCAAGTTCACGACCATCGCGCCGAGTCTGCAGGTCCTCGATCTGCCGTTCATCTTCGACGAGCCGGATGAGATCCCGGACATCGTCAGCCCGGACACCGAGATCGGCAAGGCCATCTACGCCAACCCCGACCTCGAGGCCAATGGGCTCAAGGTGCTGGGGCTGTGGGACTCGGGCATGAAGCAGATCCACTCGAACGATCCGACTCTCTCGCCCCAGGATATGAAGGGCAAGAAGTACCGGATCCAACCCTCCGACGTGCTGCGCACCCAGTTCGAGACCTGGGGCGGCATCCCCTCGCCGCTGGCCTTCGCTGAGGTCTACAGCGGGCTCCAGCAGGGACTCATCGACGGCGGCGAGAACACCTACTCGAACATCGAGTCGCAGAAGATGCACACCGTGCAGAAGTACGTGACCGAACTCGACCACGGCTATATCGGCTACATCCTCACCGTGAACAAGCGCTGGTACGACGAGCTGCCCGATGACCTGCAGGCCGTCGTCGACGAAGCCGCCGATGAGGCCTCCGAGTTCAACCGGAAGGAAGCGCAGAAGGTCAACGCCGAGTCGAAGAGGCTCATCGAGGAGTCCGGCGACACCAAGATCGTCGTTCCGACGAAGAAGCAGCGGCAGTCGTTCAAGGACATGGTCGTGCCTTCCGAGTACGAGCGGTACCGGGACGTCATCGGGCCAGAGGTCGTCGACGAGCTCATCCGTCGCAACAAGGAAAGGGGCTGA
- a CDS encoding dihydrofolate reductase family protein, whose amino-acid sequence MSATKQSLSAAVFLGLSVDGRIARPDGDLEWLTSRGEAAGDAGFTPFVESVDAVVMGRRTYEAIASEEDWPYLDHPIHVISTTLAADADSRITVHRSAEAAVDALQQDGRRRVYVDGGATIRWFLAARLVDELTLSRVPVLIGEGPSLFGSLGGDVDLEHVRTAVLDGGMVQTTYRVLDGPTPHTSK is encoded by the coding sequence ATGTCCGCGACGAAGCAGTCTCTCAGTGCCGCAGTCTTCCTCGGGTTGAGCGTCGACGGCCGCATAGCGCGGCCGGACGGAGACTTGGAGTGGCTGACCAGCCGCGGCGAAGCTGCCGGGGATGCGGGTTTCACACCCTTCGTGGAGTCTGTCGACGCGGTGGTGATGGGTCGAAGAACCTACGAAGCTATCGCTTCCGAGGAGGATTGGCCATACCTGGATCACCCGATCCATGTGATCAGCACGACCCTCGCTGCAGACGCAGACTCTCGAATCACCGTGCATCGCTCGGCCGAGGCGGCCGTTGACGCGCTCCAGCAGGATGGTCGCAGGCGCGTCTACGTCGACGGTGGGGCGACTATCCGGTGGTTCCTTGCCGCGAGGCTTGTCGATGAGCTCACGCTCTCCCGCGTACCCGTGCTCATCGGAGAGGGGCCATCACTGTTCGGGTCGCTTGGAGGAGATGTCGACCTTGAGCACGTCCGCACTGCGGTACTCGACGGCGGGATGGTTCAGACCACCTACCGCGTCTTGGATGGACCAACGCCTCACACGAGCAAGTAG
- a CDS encoding CaiB/BaiF CoA transferase family protein, producing the protein MHAELPLSGITVVSCEQAVAAPFASRQLADLGARVIKIERPGVGDFARGYDTTVNGMSSHFVWINRNKESLSLDLKQARGKAILKDLVAEADVFIQNFAPGAAERLGFGVEELRGINDRLIYASISGYGTDGPYKDAKAYDALVQAEAGLVSVTGTEDHPAKTGISTADISAGMYTYSGILTALFNRERTGQGTSLQISLFDSLVEWMGYPLYFTHGGGTRPTRAGTSHAAIAPYGAFTCGDGTQIMLAIQNEREWERFAAQVLDRPDMVADERFDRAAHRYAHRDELQTIIDAAFADLTGVQADELLETAGVAHSRQRDMTEIAEHPQLVERGRWQDVGSPVGPVPMLVPPVQMSGVEPRMDPIPDVGEHSADILGGLGFSPEQVAELQSEGVI; encoded by the coding sequence TTGCACGCTGAACTTCCGTTGTCCGGGATCACCGTCGTCAGCTGTGAGCAGGCCGTGGCGGCACCGTTCGCCTCCCGGCAGCTCGCCGATCTGGGTGCCCGTGTGATCAAGATCGAGCGCCCCGGGGTCGGAGACTTCGCGCGTGGCTACGACACCACCGTCAACGGCATGTCGAGTCACTTCGTGTGGATCAACCGCAACAAGGAGAGCCTGAGCCTCGACCTCAAACAGGCCCGAGGCAAAGCGATCCTGAAGGACCTGGTCGCCGAGGCCGATGTCTTCATCCAGAATTTCGCCCCCGGCGCCGCCGAGCGACTGGGCTTCGGAGTCGAGGAGCTGCGTGGCATCAACGACCGCCTCATCTATGCTTCGATCTCCGGATACGGAACGGACGGGCCCTACAAGGACGCCAAGGCATACGATGCACTTGTGCAGGCCGAAGCAGGTTTGGTCTCCGTGACGGGGACCGAGGACCATCCAGCGAAGACGGGAATCTCCACGGCGGACATCTCCGCCGGCATGTACACCTATTCCGGAATCCTGACCGCACTGTTCAATCGCGAACGCACCGGACAGGGCACGAGTCTGCAGATCAGCCTGTTCGACTCCCTCGTCGAATGGATGGGCTACCCCCTCTATTTCACCCACGGGGGCGGCACCCGCCCGACCCGGGCCGGAACCTCCCACGCCGCCATCGCCCCCTACGGGGCCTTCACCTGCGGCGACGGCACTCAGATCATGCTCGCGATCCAAAACGAACGCGAATGGGAGCGCTTCGCCGCTCAGGTTCTCGACCGACCCGATATGGTCGCTGACGAACGCTTCGATCGGGCCGCCCACCGCTACGCCCACCGCGACGAACTGCAGACCATCATCGACGCCGCCTTCGCGGACCTCACCGGCGTGCAGGCCGATGAACTCCTCGAAACCGCCGGTGTGGCCCACTCACGCCAGAGGGACATGACCGAGATCGCCGAGCACCCCCAGCTGGTCGAGCGCGGCCGTTGGCAGGACGTCGGGTCACCGGTCGGACCGGTTCCGATGCTCGTGCCCCCGGTCCAGATGTCCGGGGTCGAACCAAGGATGGACCCGATTCCCGATGTGGGCGAGCATTCGGCCGACATCCTCGGCGGTCTCGGATTCAGTCCCGAGCAGGTCGCCGAACTTCAGAGTGAAGGAGTCATCTGA
- a CDS encoding CNNM domain-containing protein, with translation MSNPWIITTLTILIIGLSAFFVAVEFALIAAKRHRLEDAAADSHSARAALRSSTELSVLLAGSQLGITACTLALGAITKPAVHHWITPVADAVGLPLWIADLTGFVLALIVVTFLHLVVGEMAPKSWAVAHPERSAIMLALPMRGFMFLTRPLLHVLNNAANACLRIVGVEPVDEVDQGHTSDDLRELLRHSAQAGTLEQESSDALLGALELTQLSLGELVAEREKPTAVGPGATAGEVRKASHRDRHRRILVHTTGGQPPTHVVHVRDVLSLDEGASITEVARPVEALPASLTAVRAFSAMKAAGTQLALVDHADGDPTVVTVTDVLSYLLSTGSVEGRRS, from the coding sequence ATGAGCAATCCCTGGATCATTACCACCCTCACTATCCTCATCATCGGACTGAGTGCATTCTTCGTCGCCGTCGAATTCGCCCTGATCGCCGCCAAACGCCACCGGCTGGAAGACGCGGCGGCCGACAGCCATTCGGCCCGTGCCGCACTGCGCAGCTCCACCGAGCTCTCCGTCCTCCTCGCCGGCTCCCAGTTGGGCATCACGGCGTGCACCCTGGCGCTGGGCGCGATCACGAAGCCCGCGGTCCATCACTGGATCACCCCGGTCGCGGATGCTGTGGGCCTGCCGCTCTGGATCGCCGACCTCACCGGCTTCGTCCTCGCCCTCATCGTCGTCACCTTCCTCCACCTCGTCGTCGGTGAAATGGCGCCGAAGTCGTGGGCTGTCGCACACCCGGAACGGTCTGCGATCATGCTCGCACTGCCGATGCGGGGGTTCATGTTCCTCACTCGACCTCTGCTCCACGTGCTCAACAATGCGGCCAACGCCTGCCTGCGGATCGTCGGCGTCGAACCTGTTGACGAGGTCGATCAGGGCCACACCTCGGACGATCTGCGGGAGCTGCTGCGGCATTCGGCGCAGGCCGGCACCCTCGAACAGGAGTCCTCGGACGCGCTGCTCGGTGCTCTCGAACTCACTCAGCTCAGCCTCGGCGAGCTCGTAGCCGAACGTGAGAAGCCGACTGCTGTCGGACCGGGAGCGACAGCGGGAGAGGTGCGAAAAGCTTCGCATCGCGATCGTCACCGGCGCATCCTCGTGCACACCACGGGAGGGCAGCCGCCGACCCACGTCGTCCACGTCCGTGATGTTCTCAGTCTCGATGAGGGAGCTTCCATCACCGAGGTAGCGCGCCCGGTCGAAGCACTGCCGGCAAGCTTGACCGCTGTCCGTGCGTTCAGTGCGATGAAGGCCGCTGGCACTCAATTGGCGTTGGTCGATCACGCCGATGGCGACCCTACCGTGGTCACGGTCACCGACGTGCTCAGCTACCTGCTCTCGACGGGAAGTGTGGAGGGGCGTCGGTCATGA
- a CDS encoding TRAP transporter small permease, producing the protein MKVFDRYLSRVENVLAGGSLIAATVLAVFAVLLRNLTGDVLFWSEEAIIYLIICSTFFGAVVTLRHNEHVAVDIMPTLLKGRKKKFFVILGGLATLVYAGFIAYLSWALITEPFSRTTITPALKLPLWVVELSLAIGMTLFFIRAAEMLFRALKAPAETLEKDVLAEEAAAVGIAVDDLAIDDPPPASGHEHAGGNDNLGDGTDHGTAGDDNLGDDDTKEGGR; encoded by the coding sequence ATGAAGGTCTTCGACAGATACCTCAGCCGGGTGGAGAACGTCCTCGCCGGGGGCAGCCTCATCGCCGCGACGGTTCTGGCCGTCTTCGCCGTGCTCCTGCGCAACCTCACCGGGGACGTGCTCTTCTGGTCCGAAGAGGCCATCATCTACCTCATCATCTGCTCGACATTCTTCGGCGCCGTCGTGACCCTGCGCCACAACGAACACGTCGCCGTCGACATCATGCCGACACTGCTCAAGGGACGGAAGAAGAAGTTCTTCGTGATTCTGGGCGGGCTGGCGACTCTCGTCTATGCGGGCTTCATCGCCTATCTGTCCTGGGCACTGATCACCGAACCCTTCTCCCGCACGACCATCACCCCTGCATTGAAGCTGCCGCTGTGGGTCGTCGAACTCTCGCTGGCGATCGGCATGACGCTGTTTTTCATCCGCGCAGCAGAGATGCTCTTTCGTGCGCTCAAGGCCCCGGCCGAAACGCTGGAAAAGGACGTGCTCGCAGAGGAGGCCGCCGCCGTCGGCATCGCCGTCGACGACCTCGCCATCGATGACCCACCGCCTGCAAGCGGACACGAGCACGCCGGCGGTAACGACAACCTCGGCGATGGGACCGATCACGGCACGGCCGGGGATGACAACCTCGGCGACGACGACACGAAGGAAGGGGGGCGCTGA
- a CDS encoding GntR family transcriptional regulator → MDLESASTKRDMVVLGLRRKILGRELERGERLRQDQVAEWFNASITPVREALRILEAEGLVSSEAHRGVRVAGVDVDRLKSLFVTRKLTETFAIARATTRISRHELRQAERLLEALDSASDKGDAMGRNSRNEEFHFFFYDRCGLPALRDDIATRWRAFPWDLTLDSSDRLNEVHSEHQAIVDAVRRVDPDAAAGHLGEHITNGFLRLAESTSGEPIADPFDFDAD, encoded by the coding sequence ATGGATCTGGAATCGGCGTCGACGAAGCGAGACATGGTCGTCCTCGGCCTGCGCCGGAAGATCCTCGGTCGAGAACTCGAGCGCGGCGAACGCCTGCGCCAGGACCAGGTCGCCGAGTGGTTCAACGCCTCGATCACCCCTGTCCGCGAAGCCCTGCGCATCCTCGAGGCCGAAGGCCTCGTGTCCTCCGAGGCCCACCGCGGCGTGCGGGTGGCCGGAGTCGACGTCGACCGACTCAAGTCCCTCTTCGTCACCCGCAAGCTCACCGAGACCTTCGCCATCGCCCGCGCCACGACACGCATCTCGAGGCATGAGCTGCGCCAGGCGGAGAGGCTCCTCGAGGCTCTCGATTCCGCCAGCGACAAGGGCGATGCCATGGGGCGCAACTCCCGCAATGAGGAGTTCCACTTCTTCTTCTACGACCGCTGCGGGCTGCCGGCTCTGCGCGATGACATCGCGACCAGGTGGCGCGCCTTCCCCTGGGATCTCACGCTCGACTCCTCGGACCGCCTCAACGAGGTCCACAGCGAGCACCAGGCCATCGTCGATGCGGTGAGACGGGTCGATCCGGACGCTGCGGCGGGCCACCTCGGCGAGCACATCACGAACGGCTTCCTGCGCCTGGCCGAGTCGACCTCGGGCGAGCCGATCGCCGACCCCTTCGACTTCGACGCGGACTGA